The following coding sequences lie in one Arachis stenosperma cultivar V10309 chromosome 5, arast.V10309.gnm1.PFL2, whole genome shotgun sequence genomic window:
- the LOC130981827 gene encoding upstream activation factor subunit UAF30-like, protein MAPAKVFGAFAGRALMAAAAKAGASATAKKAASGGAITATKAAKKAPSRPRNNVGIQKVVPVSSELGSFLGASEVSRTHAVKRVWEYIKLQNLQNPSNKKEIFCDDKLKTIFDGKDKVGFTEIARLLATHFVKSG, encoded by the exons ATGGCACCAGCTAAGGTTTTTGGCGCTTTCGCCGGAAGAGCGCTCATGGCTGCTGCGGCCAAGGCCGGAGCTTCCGCCACAGCCAAGAAGGCGGCGTCCGGTGGAGCTATCACCGCGACTAAGGCGGCGAAGAAGGCGCCGAGCAGGCCGCGGAACAACGTGGGGATACAGAAGGTAGTGCCGGTGTCTTCCGAGCTCGGAAGCTTCCTCGGTGCTTCGGAGGTGTCCCGAACTCACGCTGTGAAGAGAGTGTGGGAGTACATCAAGCTGCAGAATCTTCAG AATCCTAGTAATAAGAAGGAGATCTTTTGTGATGACAAGTTGAAGACTATTTTTGATGGGAAAGACAAGGTCGGGTTCACAGAGATTGCAAGATTGCTAGCTACCCATTTTGTAAAATCAGGCTAG
- the LOC130982485 gene encoding ABC transporter G family member 14, with protein MPQNCIAPKPEYNTSSNSSSSTHHHSMEAALENNNTNEQQSIQKLTMFPITLKFEELVYKVKLEQKGGCWGSNKWSCKEKTILNGISGCVCPGEILAMLGPSGSGKTTLLTALGGRLTGKLSGKITYNNNPFSGSIKRRTGFVAQDDVLYPHLTVTETLFFTALLRLPKTLTRDEKVHHVERVISELGLTRCRSSMIGGPLFRGISGGEKKRVSIGQEMLINPSLLLLDEPTSGLDSTTAQRILNTIKRLAGGGRTVITTIHQPSSRLYYMFDKVVLLSEGSPIYYGPASTALDYFSSLGFSTSVTVNPSDLLLDLANGIAPDSKHASEQSEGLEQERKQVREALISAYDKNIATNLKAELCSVEVNNYNNMMIKDACARNQINQEQWCTSWWHQFKVLLQRGVRERRFEAFNRLRIFQVISVAFLGGLLWWHTPESHIEDRVALLFFFSVFWGFYPLYNAVFTFPQERRMLIKERSSGMYRLSSYFLARTIGDLPLELALPTAFVFIIYWMGGLKPDPVTFILSLLVVLYSVLVSQSLGLAFGAILMEIKQATTLASVTTLVFLIAGGYYVQQIPPFIVWLKYLSYSYYCYKLLLGVQYTQDDYYECSKGVMCKVADFPPIKSMGLNHLWVDVCIMALMLVGYRLIAYLALNRVR; from the exons ATGCCACAAAACTGCATAGCACCAAAACCAGAATACAACACTAGTAgtaatagtagtagtagtactCATCATCACTCTATGGAAGCAGCCTTAGAGAATAATAATACCAATGAACAACAATCCATACAGAAACTCACTATGTTCCCCATAACTTTGAAG TTTGAGGAATTGGTGTACAAAGTGAAACTAGAACAGAAAGGAGGATGTTGGGGAAGCAACAAATGGAGCTGCAAAGAGAAAACAATTCTGAATGGAATCAGTGGTTGTGTTTGCCCTGGTGAGATTCTTGCTATGCTTGGCCCTTCAGGGAGTGGCAAAACCACACTCCTTACAGCTCTCGGAGGCCGTCTCACCGGAAAACTCTCCGGTAAGATAACATACAACAACAATCCATTCTCAGGTTCAATCAAGAGAAGAACAGGTTTTGTAGCACAAGATGATGTTCTATATCCTCACCTAACTGTAACTGAAACACTATTCTTCACTGCACTTCTAAGGCTTCCAAAGACTTTAACAAGAGATGAGAAGGTTCATCATGTTGAGAGAGTGATCAGTGAATTGGGATTAACAAGGTGTAGGAGCAGCATGATTGGAGGACCTTTGTTCAGAGGAATTTCTGGTGGAGAAAAGAAGAGAGTTAGTATTGGACAAGAAATGCTTATTAATCCTAGCTTGTTGCTTCTTGATGAGCCTACTTCTGGTTTGGATTCCACAACTGCTCAGAGGATCTTGAACACTATTAAGAGACTCGCCGGCGGCGGAAGAACCGTTATAACCACCATTCACCAGCCATCTAGCAGGCTATACTACATGTTTGACAAGGTTGTGTTGCTCTCTGAAGGCTCTCCTATTTACTATGGTCCTGCTTCCACTGCTTTGGACTATTTCTCTTCACTTGGATTCTCTACTTCTGTCACTGTTAATCCTTCTGATCTCTTGCTTGATCTTGCCAATG GGATTGCTCCAGACTCAAAGCATGCAAGTGAACAAAGTGAGGGATTAGAACAAGAAAGGAAGCAAGTTAGAGAAGCTCTAATATCAGCTTATGATAAGAACATAGCAACAAATCTGAAAGCTGAGCTGTGCAGTGTTGAGGTGAACAACTACAACAACATGATGATCAAAGATGCTTGTGCAA GGAATCAGATAAATCAGGAGCAATGGTGCACAAGTTGGTGGCATCAGTTTAAAGTACTATTGCAGAGGGGAGTGAGGGAGAGAAGGTTTGAAGCATTCAATAGGCTGAGAATATTCCAAGTCATAAGTGTTGCTTTTCTTGGTGGACTCTTGTGGTGGCATACCCCAGAATCACACATTGAAGATCGG GTAGCATTGCTGTTTTTCTTCTCAGTTTTCTGGGGATTCTACCCTCTATACAATGCAGTATTCACATTCCCACAAGAGAGGAGAATGCTGATAAAGGAAAGATCTTCAGGAATGTACAGGCTGTCTTCCTACTTCTTAGCAAGAACAATAGGAGACTTGCCATTGGAGCTTGCACTTCCAACTGCATTTGTGTTCATAATCTATTGGATGGGAGGACTCAAACCTGATCCTGTTACATTCATCCtttctcttcttgttgttctcTACAGTGTCCTTGTTTCTCAAAGCTTAGGCTTAGCATTTGGTGCTATATTAATGGAGATCAAACAAGCAACCACTCTAGCTTCTGTCACAACCCTTGTGTTCCTCATTGCTGGTGGATACTATGTTCAACAGATTCCACCTTTTATAGTGTGGCTAAAGTACTTGAGCTATAGCTACTACTGTTACAAGCTTCTTCTTGGTGTTCAATACACTCAAGATGATTACTATGAATGCTCAAAGGGTGTGATGTGCAAGGTTGCTGATTTTCCACCAATCAAATCAATGGGATTGAATCATCTTTGGGTTGATGTTTgcattatggcacttatgttgGTTGGTTATAGACTAATTGCTTATTTAGCACTCAATAGAGTAAGGTAG
- the LOC130981826 gene encoding uncharacterized zinc finger CCHC domain-containing protein At4g19190, translating to MDGEEGGGIRLSKRFNDNGGGGGGEVDYKTKSGTAWSHSYLNQKPWHPLSYPNQRRKWIAEQTHAHRQRRSEEVAREYAQEQEFFRQTNLISKKDKEKVELMQAVSFMYVRPPGYNAEAAKAAELADEKRKEELSNGAGGPSSSSVPPSSLPDKDHLGEEKKKKPRPKDVFGRPLPTEEEFEILKNAPKLETGVAGRVKPFGVEVRNVKCLRCGNYGHQSGDRECPLKDVIMPNEESRLKRDDPLNAILAHTDPTEPLKWELKQKPGISPPRGGFKPDDPNQQIVAEEIFDEYGGFLGMDSIPDLLTNFSKKPKKSKKSKCKNQQLNSGSEGSLDDGEKKSKKVKLNKKKKNHVSSSADTSDYEKDRRKSRRKSSYSLEDSDRDKFDHSKRTKHEMPKGSSRHSHKSKHDRQRHSYSSEDSDSNRDDQSRKNIQNHKRKHGRKRHYYSSEDSKNSEKHCSSDDSDCDRDDKRRKIIQKHKRKHSRKRHSNSSEDSGPDDHHGNDKSRDKNSNSSDDSNHRRCNHRKSSAADRDSQKHNRNDDFDPYRGKQKNVSKNLYSSEDSDVDTVDRSRKIEQKDRYIPEGSEHPRCDASRERRKKDYYSSKDSGADRYHRYEHSYSSESDGYHHQRHLRRQGHKHR from the exons atggatggagaagaaggaggaggcaTAAGGCTGAGCAAGAGGTTCAACGACAacggcggcggcggcggcggcgaGGTCGACTACAAGACGAAATCTGGAACCGCGTGGAGCCACTCTTACCTGAACCAGAAGCCATGGCACCCTCTCTCTTACCCGAACCAGCGTCGCAAGTGGATCGCGGAGCAGACCCACGCCCACCGCCAGCGACGTTCCGAAGAGGTGGCGCGTGAGTACGCTCAGGAGCAAGAGTTCTTCCGCCAGACCAATCTCATCTCCAAGAAAGACAAGGAAAAG GTGGAGTTGATGCAAGCTGTTAGCTTTATGTATGTTCGTCCTCCTGGTTACAACGCTGAGGCTGCCAAAGCTGCCGAGTTAGCTGATGAGAAGAGAAAAGAGGAATTGAGTAATGGTGCTGGAGGACCCTCATCCTCTTCAGT GCCGCCGAGTTCCTTGCCTGACAAGGATCATTTAggtgaagagaagaagaagaaaccaagGCCTAAAGATGTTTTTGGTCGCCCTCTGCCAACCGAAGAAGAATTTGAGATTCTGAAAAATGCACCAAA GCTGGAAACAGGAGTTGCTGGTAGGGTAAAACCTTTTGGAGTTGAGGTTCGCAATGTAAAATGTTTAAGATGTGGGAACTACGGCCATCAAAGTGGTGATCGTGAATGTCCCTTGAAGGATGTTATAATGCCTAATGAAGAGAGCAGATTGAAAAGAGATGACCCCTTGAATGCTATCCTCGCGCACACAGACCCTACTGAG CCTCTAAAATGGGAGCTCAAGCAGAAGCCAGGAATCAGTCCTCCTCGAGGAGGGTTCAAACCGGATGATCCCAACCAGCAAATTGTTGCTGAGGAAATATTTGACGAGTATGGAG GTTTTCTTGGTATGGATAGTATCCCTGATTTGTTGACCAACTTCTCTAAGAAACCAAAGAAGTCCAAAAAGAGCAAGTGCAAGAATCAGCAACTAAATTCTGGAAGTGAGGGATCTCTAGATGATGGAGAGAAGAAATCAAAGAAGGTAAAGctaaacaaaaagaagaaaaatcatGTGTCGAGTTCGGCAGACACTTCAGATTATGAAAAGGATCGAAGAAAGAGCAGACGCAAGAGTTCTTATTCTTTAGAAGATTCTGACAGGGACAAGTTTGACCATAGCAAAAGGACTAAACATGAGATGCCCAAAGGTTCTTCTCGTCATAGTCATAAGAGTAAACATGacagacaaaggcattcttatTCAAGTGAAGATTCTGACAGTAACAGGGATGACCAAAGTAGAAAGAATATACAAAATCATAAGAGGAAACATGGTAGAAAAAGACATTATTATTCATCTGAGGATTCGAAAAACAGTGAGAAGCATTGTTCATCTGATGATTCGGACTGCGACAGAGATGATAAAAGGAGAAAGATTATACAAAAGCATAAGAGAAAACATAGCAGAAAAAGGCATTCTAATTCATCCGAGGACTCTGGTCCTGACGATCATCATGGAAATGACAAGAGTAGGGACAAGAATTCAAACTCCTCGGATGATTCTAATCATAGAAGGTGCAACCATAGGAAGTCTTCGGCAGCCGATCGAGATTCCCAAAAGCATAACAGAAATGATGATTTTGATCCCTACCGCGGAAAACAGAAGAACGTATCTAAGAATTTATATTCATCTGAAGATTCTGATGTTGACACAGTTGATCGGAGTAGAAAGATCGAACAAAAGGATCGCTATATACCCGAGGGTTCTGAACATCCTAGGTGTGATGCGAGTAGGGAGAGAAGAAAAAAGGATTACTATTCATCTAAGGATTCTGGTGCTGACAGGTATCACAGATATGAACATTCTTATTCATCTGAATCTGATGGTTATCATCATCAGAGGCATTTGAGAAGGCAAGGTCACAAGCACCGGTAA